A window of the Procambarus clarkii isolate CNS0578487 chromosome 19, FALCON_Pclarkii_2.0, whole genome shotgun sequence genome harbors these coding sequences:
- the LOC138366194 gene encoding uncharacterized protein, with translation MVLVLVLQQRVGTGTAAMVLVLQQRCWYRYCSNGAGIGTAATVLVLQQRVGTGTAAMVLVQVLQQQCGYWYCSNGAGTGTAAMVRVLVLQQWCWYWYCSNGAGTGTAAMVRVQVLQQRVGTGTAAMVLVLVLQQWCGYRYCSNGAGTGTAAMVLVLVLQQWCWYWYCSNGAGTGTAAMVLVLVLQQWCWYWYCSNGAGTGTAAMVLVLVLQQRAGTGTAATCGYWYCSNGAGTGTAATCGYLYCSNGAGTGTAATCGYWYCSNGAGTGTAAMVLELQQWCWYWYCSNGTGTAAMVLVLVLQQWCWYWYCSNVRVLVLQQRVGTGTAAMVLVLVLQQRVGTGTAAMVLVLVLQQRVGTGTAAMVLVLVLQQWCWYWYCSNGAGTGTAAMVLVLVLQQWCWYWYCSNGAGTGTAAMVLVLVLQQRVGTGTAAMVLVLVLQQWCGYRYCSNGAGTGTAAMVLVLVLQQRAGTGTAATVLVLVLQQWCGYRYCSNGAGTGTAAMVRVQVLQQRAGTGTAATCWYWYCSNSAGTGTAAMVLVQVLQQRCGYWYCSNGAGTGTAATVRVLVLQQRCGYWYCSNGAGTGTAATVLVPVLQQWCWYRYCSNVRVLVLQQ, from the exons atggtgctagtactggtactgcagcaacgTGTGGGTACAGGTACTGCAGCAatggtactggtactgcagcaacgGTGCTGGTACAG GTACTGCAGCAATGGTGCTGGTATTGGTACTGCAGCAACGGTGCTGGTACTGCAGCAACGTGTGGGTACAGGTACTGCAGCAATGGTGCTGGTACAGGTACTGCAGCAACAGTGcgggtactggtactgcagcaatggtgctggtactggtactgcagcaatggtgcgggtactggtactgcagcaatggtgctggtactggtactgcagcaatggtgctggtactggtactgcagcaatggtgcgggtacaggtactgcagcaacgtgtgggtactggtactgcagcaatggtgctggtactggtactgcagcagTGGTGCGGGTACAGGTACTGCagcaatggtgctggtactggtactgcagcaatggtgctggtactggtactgcagcaatggtgctggtactggtactgcagcaatggtgctggtactggtactgcagcaatggtgctggtactggtactgcagcaatggtgctggtactggtactgcagcaatggtgctggtactggtactgcagcaatggtgctggtactggtactgcagcaacgtgcgggtactggtactgcagcaacgtgtgggtactggtactgcagcaatggtgctggtactggtactgcagcaacgTGTGGGTACTTGTACTGCagcaatggtgctggtactggtactgcagcaacgtgtgggtactggtactgcagcaatggtgctggtactggtactgcagcaatggtACTGGAACTGCagcaatggtgctggtactggtactgcagcaatggtactggtactgcagcaatggtgctggtactggtactgcagcaatggtgctggtactggtactgcagcaacgtgcgggtactggtactgcagcaacgtgtgggtactggtactgcagcaatggtgctggtactggtactgcagcaacgtgtgggtactggtactgcagcaatggtgctggtactggtactgcagcaacgtgtgggtactggtactgcagcaatggtgctggtactggtactgcagcaatggtgctggtactggtactgcagcaatggtgctggtactggtactgcagcaatggtgctggtactggtactgcagcaatggtgctggtactggtactgcagcaatggtgctggtactggtactgcagcaatggtgctggtactggtactgcagcaacgtgtgggtactggtactgcagcaatggtgctggtactggtactgcagcaatggtGCGGGTACAGGTACTGCagcaatggtgctggtactggtactgcagcaatggtgctggtactggtactgcagcaacgTGCTGGTACAGGTACTGCAGCAAcggtgctggtactggtactgcagcaatggtGCGGGTACAGGTACTGCagcaatggtgctggtactggtactgcagcaatggtGCGGGTACAGGTACTGCAGCAACGTGCTGGTACAGGTACTGCAGCAAcgtgctggtactggtactgcagcaacagtgctggtactggtactgcagcaatggtgctggtacaggtactgcagcaacggtgcgggtactggtactgcagcaacggtgcgggtactggtactgcagcaacggttcgggtactggtactgcagcaacggtgcgggtactggtactgcagcaacggtgcgggtactggtactgcagcaacgGTGCTGGTACCGGTACTGCAGCAATGGTGCTGGTACAGGTACTGCAGCAACGTGCGGGTACTTGTACTGCAGCAATGA